The nucleotide window CACCCAGTGAGAAAGAAACGTCGTGGGCTTTCATGATTTCACAGATCTCTTCAAAGTGGGTATAGAGGAAGTTTTCCTTGTGGTGAGCCAGACACCATTTAGCCATGATAGAGCCGCCACGGGATACTATGCCTGTTGTTCGTTTAGCCGTCAGCGGTATATAACGAAGTAATACACCTGCATGAATGGTGAAGTAGTCTACACCTTGTTCTGCCTGTTCGATAAGGGTGTCGCGGAAGATTTCCCAGGTAAGGTCTTCTGCTTTACCGTTCACTTTTTCGAGCGCCTGGTAGATAGGTACTGTACCAATGGGCACCGGGGAATTGCGGATGATCCACTCTCTTGTTTCGTGAATGTTTTTACCGGTGCTGAGGTCCATGATGGTATCGGTACCCCAGCGGCAGGACCATACGGCTTTTTCCACTTCCTCCTCTATGCTGGAGGTCACGGCGGAGTTGCCAATGTTGGCGTTTATTTTTACGAGAAAGTTACGGCCAATGATCATGGGTTCACTTTCCGGGTGGTTGATGTTGGCGGGTATGATGGCGCGTCCGGCGGCCACTTCCTGTCTTACAAATTCGGGTGTGATGAGTTTGGGAATATGGGCGCCCATGCTATTGCCCGGATGCTGATGCCAGAGCGGGTCGTTTTCCCGGAAGAGTTTGTCTGCGTATTGATTTTCGCGGATAGCGATATATTCCATTTCGGGGGTGATGATGCCTTGTTGCGCATAATACAACTGTGTCACATTTTTTCCGGGAAGTGCGCGGAGTGGTTTGGCGCTGATGCTCATTTGTGGCATGTTATCGCCTTGTTGCTGCAGTTGTCTGACGTAGGGACTGGTGTATTGCTGCAGCTGTTCCACATCTCCCCTGCTGCTGATCCATGATTCGCGCAGTCGGGGTAGTCCGCGGGTAACGTCGATGTTAATGGCGGGGTCGGTGTAGGGACCGCTGGTATCGTATACGATCACAGGTTCATTAGGGCTGGCGGTGCCATTGCGGCCATTAGTGCGTGTATCCGTTAAGGTTATCTTTCTCATAGCCACCTTTACGGGGTGGATCGTTCCGCTAACATAGATTTTTTCTGAAGCGGGGAAGGGAGTACGGCTGATGGCCGCGGGTTTTTGTTGCATGATGTAAGAATTTTTGGACATGGGAATCGCGCTTCCGTTTGATATAACGGAAAAGGGTAAACGAAGAAAAATTAATACAGGTTTTATCCGCCCTGCGTGGCGCGGATAATGGTTATACTATCGGCGTTTTGTAATGGTTGCTGGTCCCAGTTGTTTTTGGGGACCACCTGATTGTTGACCGCGATAGCGATACCTTTTTGAGCAGAGAGTTGAATAAACTGTAATAGGGCAGCAATAGTTATCCCTTGCTGCACCGCATAAAGTTTATTGTTTACAAGGACTTCCATGCGTGTTGGAATTTAAGTGAAACAATAAACTTTAAGGATGTGGAAGATGAGAAAGTTCAGTTACTTTTCCCTACGGCAGTATGAACTGCTTCAGGTACTGAGGGTATCATCTCAGCTTATCCCTGTTCAGGATAAACACCCCTAAAGTGATTGTAAAAGTAAAAGAAAAAATGATAATGGAGAGGGAATATTATTTTTCTGCGAGGGCTGCTGGTTTGGAGTGGGCAAAAAATATGGGTTGTATATAGTCGTAATTCGTAATTTAGTTTCATGCTAAGGAAACAGTTACCGTCACTATTGCCATTTTTATTGTTATTAATTGCCTGTAAGCAGAAAGCCGGCAGGGCACCGGAAGAGGTAGCTCATGACAGCAGCCTGATAGTTATAACAGATAGCAGCAATGCCGGCGTTACCGACAGCATCGCTGCTGTAACTGATACACTGCATATTGATGCAGCTAAGCTCATAGGGAAATGGATACAGCCCGTAGCGGGCCTGGATAAGGAAATGCAGGGATTTCAACTGCGCAGTAACGGGACAGCCCGCTCTATTAACATGTACACGCTGATATATGAAAAATGGGCGCTGAATAACGACACACTGTTATTGTGGAGCCATTCGGAGGGAGTAAAGGATACTGCTGCCATTGTGGACACCACTATTATCAGGGAGTTGTCAGATACATCGTTGGTATTGTTTCCTATAAAAGCTGCTGAGGGCTATACGGACAGGTACCGTCGTCGCCAATAAACCTACTCAGCTATAAATCTGCCACAGTCCTACCAGGCAGGCTACTACCG belongs to Chitinophaga sp. HK235 and includes:
- the thiC gene encoding phosphomethylpyrimidine synthase ThiC, with the translated sequence MQQKPAAISRTPFPASEKIYVSGTIHPVKVAMRKITLTDTRTNGRNGTASPNEPVIVYDTSGPYTDPAINIDVTRGLPRLRESWISSRGDVEQLQQYTSPYVRQLQQQGDNMPQMSISAKPLRALPGKNVTQLYYAQQGIITPEMEYIAIRENQYADKLFRENDPLWHQHPGNSMGAHIPKLITPEFVRQEVAAGRAIIPANINHPESEPMIIGRNFLVKINANIGNSAVTSSIEEEVEKAVWSCRWGTDTIMDLSTGKNIHETREWIIRNSPVPIGTVPIYQALEKVNGKAEDLTWEIFRDTLIEQAEQGVDYFTIHAGVLLRYIPLTAKRTTGIVSRGGSIMAKWCLAHHKENFLYTHFEEICEIMKAHDVSFSLGDGLRPGSIADANDAAQFAELETLGELTKIAWKHQVQVMIEGPGHVPMHLIKENMDKQLQHCHEAPFYTLGPLTTDIAPGYDHITSGIGAAMIGWFGTAMLCYVTPKEHLGLPNKEDVRQGVITYKIAAHAADLAKGHPGAQHRDNALSKARFEFRWEDQFNLSLDPETARSFHDETLPAEGAKIAHFCSMCGPHFCSMKITQEVRDFAAKQGLDETTALEAGMTEQSKAFTAQGGEIYQ
- the thiS gene encoding sulfur carrier protein ThiS gives rise to the protein MEVLVNNKLYAVQQGITIAALLQFIQLSAQKGIAIAVNNQVVPKNNWDQQPLQNADSITIIRATQGG
- a CDS encoding lipocalin family protein, which gives rise to MLRKQLPSLLPFLLLLIACKQKAGRAPEEVAHDSSLIVITDSSNAGVTDSIAAVTDTLHIDAAKLIGKWIQPVAGLDKEMQGFQLRSNGTARSINMYTLIYEKWALNNDTLLLWSHSEGVKDTAAIVDTTIIRELSDTSLVLFPIKAAEGYTDRYRRRQ